A single genomic interval of Astyanax mexicanus isolate ESR-SI-001 chromosome 4, AstMex3_surface, whole genome shotgun sequence harbors:
- the trnau1apb gene encoding tRNA selenocysteine 1-associated protein 1-like: MFNRMTSLWMGDLDPYMDENFIKQAFSTMGETAYGVKIITHRVTGGSAGYCFVELADEASVDRCVQRLNGKLVPGSNPPRKFKLNYATYGKRPEPGPEFSVFVGDLTPEVDDYQLHQFFVKKYPSCKGAKVVTDPYGNSRGYGFVKFSDESEQKKALEEFQNATGLGGKAIRISIAVNKSNKSNNYHNQGHNYNSNYQQQYYQQPYNNYYQPWGYDQYNSYNYGYNPYATPPPVPHGMMGPPPMMPPMPPDMNAATEQSQDATEEVEDNEDPNPQVDVEVLNKQFMERSEELYDSLMSCSWQPMDSVASEIFCS; encoded by the exons ATGTTTAACCGAATGACCAGCCTGTGGATGGGGGAC CTGGACCCATACATGGATGAAAACTTCATCAAGCAGGCATTCAGCACAATGGGGGAGACGGCCTATGGTGTGAAAATCATAACGCACAGAGTCACAGG aGGCTCAGCGGGGTACTGCTTCGTGGAGTTGGCAGATGAAGCCAGCGTGGATCGATGTGTTCAGAGACTGAATGGGAAGCTGGTTCCAGGGTCAAATCCT CCCAGGAAGTTCAAGCTGAACTATGCCACATACGGGAAAAGGCCCGAACCAGG ACCAGAGTTTTCAGTTTTTGTTGGCGACCTCACACCGGAAGTGGACGATTATCAGCTTCATCAGTTCTTTGTGAAAAAATACCCATCCTGCAAAGGAGCCAAAGTTGTCACTGATCCCTACGGGAATTCAAG GGGTTACGGCTTTGTGAAGTTCAGTGATGAGAGCGAGCAGAAGAAAGCCCTGGAGGAGTTTCAGAACGCTACCGGCCTCGGAGGCAAAGCCATCAGAATTAGCATCGCAGTCAACAAGAG CAACAAATCAAACAACTACCACAACCAGGGTCACAACTATAACAGCAACTACCAGCAGCAGTACTACCAGCAGCCCTACAACAACTACTATCAGCCCTGGGGCTACGACCAGTACAATAGCTACAACTATGGTTATAATCCCTATGCCACACCCCCTCCTGTTCCTCATGGGATGATGGGACCCCCTCCAATGATGCCGCCGATGCCCCCTGACATGAACGCAGCCACAGAG CAATCACAGGATGCCACTGAAGAGGTTGAAGATAATGAAG ATCCAAACCCACAAGTGGATGTGGAAGTATTGAACAAGCAGTTTATGGAGCGCAGTGAGGAGCTCTATGATTCGCTTATGAGTTGTTCCTGGCAGCCTATGGACAGCGTTGCATCTGAGATCTTCTGCTCCTGA